Below is a window of Cryobacterium sp. PAMC25264 DNA.
GGTGACCTCATTCATGGTCTCTGCTCCTAGACAGGTCCCACATGAGCCTTCGCGCCGCCGCCCTCACCACCGTCACCGCTCTCGCGCTCGCGATCGGCTGGCCGGCATCCGCTCTTGCCGCCCCGGTGGTCGACACAGTGACTCCCACGGCAACCATCGTCGTCGACGACACGACGCTGGTCTTCAAACAGAGCACGCCGGTTACGTTCGAGTTTTCCGAGGCGGTCCTCGGCTTCACCAACGCCGATGTCACGATGCCGAACGGCACTCTCACCCCGGTGAGCTCTACAGACGGCGGCACCACCTACACCGGAAGCTACCGCCCAGCGGCATCAATCACCGCAGCCGCTAACGTGATCACGCTTGACCTCACCGGTGTCACGGATGTAGCCGGCAACGCCGGCCTCGGCACGGCCACCTCCAATACCTTCGCGATTGACACCAAGCTCTTCAGCGCCACAACCGTGGTCGCCGACACCTCGATCAACGTCGACGAGACCTCTCTCGTCACCTTCACCTTTTCCGAACCGGTGACCGGCTTCACCAACTCCAACGTCGTCGTCTCGAATGGCACTCTGACGGAGGTGTCATCCTCCGACGGCGGCACCATCTGGACGGCGACGTTCACGCCGGTGAGTGGCACCACAGTCGCCACCAACTGGATATCGCTCCGCTACTCCGGCATCAAGGATCTCGCCGGTAACCCGAACGTCGGCTCGGCGACCTCGAACCCCTTCGCCATCAACACCGTCCGGCCCACCGCATCCGTCACCGTGACCGATACCGCACTCATCGCGGGGGAGACGTCGCTGGTCACCGTCACGTTCTCCGAAGCCGTCAGCGGCCTCGACACCGGTGACGTCACCGCCGCCAACGGCACCGTCTCCGCCCCGAGCTCGGCGGACGGCGGCATCACCTGGACCGCCACGCTCACCCCCACCGATGGCACCGCGGAAACCACCAACCAGGTCACTCTCAACCTCGCCGGCGTCACGAATTCCGCCGGCAGCACCGGAACGGGCACGGCCGCATCGAACAACTACGCCATCAACACCGTGCGTCCAACCGCGACCATCGTCGTCGCCGACGAGGCGCTGGCGATCGGCGAGACCTCGCCGGTCACGATCACGTTCTCCGAGGCCGTGACCGGCTTCACCAACGCCGACATGCTCGTCGCGAACGGTACCCTCACCGCGGTGAGCTCATCCGACGGCGGCATCACCTGGACGGCCACCTTCACCCCGTCGAGCGCCACCACCAGCGCCACCACCGTGATCACTCTCGACCTCGCCGGTGTCTCCAACAGCACCGGCAACGTGGGCGCCGGCACAGCCACCTCCAATACCTTCACGATCGACGCTGAGCGCCCCACCGCCACCATCGACCTCGACGACACGGCGTGGGCGATCGGGGATGTACCGCGGGTTACGATCACGTTCTCCGAGGCCGTCACCGGCTTCACGAATGCCGACCTCGCCGTCGACCTCGGCCGCCTCAACGCCCTGAGCTCGGCCGACGGCGGCGTCACCTGGACGGCCACCATTACGCCGCACTGGGCCCTCGAGGACGCCACCAACGTCATCACCCTGACGGCTGGGGGCGTGACCGACCTGGCCGGCAACGCCGGCACCGGAACGGTCACCTCCGCGAACTACACGGTCGACACCAATCGCCCCTCTGGGGGCATCGTTGTGGCCGACGCCCTTCTCACAGCCGGCGAGACCTCCCTCGTCACGGTGACGTTCTACGAGGCCGTCACCGGTTTCGACAACGCCGACCTCACCGTCGAGAACGGCTCGTTGTCTCCTGTGGCGTCGACGGACGGCGGCGTCACCTGGACGGCGACGCTCACCCCCGCGAGCGGCGTCACGGCCAACACCAACTTCATCACCCTTGACAATGCCGGTATCAGCGACGTGGCGGGCAACGCGGGCGATGGTTCGGGCGATGACCCGGTCGTATCCAACTCTTACAGGGTCGCCACGGTGCGCCCCACGGCGACCGTCCTGGTGCCTGACGACTTCCTCAACATCGGCGATTTGACGCGCATCACAATCACGTTCTCCCAGAGCGTGAGCGGCCTCACCGCGGCCGACATCTCGTCCCCGAACCTCACCCTGGGCCGTCCGAGCAGTCTCAACGGCGGTAGAACCTGGTCGGCCCTTGCCACCCCGATCAGCGATGTCACCGACTTCAGCAACGTGCTGACGGTCGATCTCACCGGTGTCACCAATTCCGCCGGCAGCACGGGCATCGGCACGGCCGACTCGAACAACTACGCCGTCGACACCCAGCGCCCCACCGCGACCGTGGCACTCGACACCTCCGCGCTCACCGCCGGGCACACCTCGCCCGTCACGATCACGTTCTCCGAAGCCGTCACCGGTTTCGACAACACAGCCCTCAAGGTCGCCAACGGCACGCTGTCCGACGTCACATCCGCCGACGGCGGCATCATCTTCACGGCTACGTTCACGCCGTCGGCCGACGTCGTCGACGCGACCAACGTGATCACGGTTGATCAGTCCGGTGTGAGCGACCTGGCCGGCAACGCCGGTACCGGCACGGTCACCTCCGCGAACTACACGGTCGACACTCAGATACCCACGGCCACCGTGGTCGTCGCCGACGACACCCTCAGCGCCGGCGAAACCTCGCTGGTCACCATCACCTTCTCCGAGGCCGTGACCGGATTCACCCTCGCCGACCTCTCGGCCGGAACCGGCGCGCTCTCCAACCTCAGCTCCGCCGACGGCGGCCTCACCTACACGGCCACCCTCACCCCGACCGACGGCACCACCCAGGCGCCCAACCTGGTCACGCTCGACCTCACCGGGGTGACGGATGCGTCCGGCAACCCGGGTGCCGGCACGGTCGACTCCACCGGCTACGCCGTCGACACCGAGCGCCCCACGGCCACCATCGTGCTCGCCGACACCGCACTGAGCATCGGTGAAACCACCCCGGTCACGATCACCTTCTCCGAAGCCGTGACCGGCCTCGGCAACGCCGACCTCACCGTCGCCAACGGCACCCTTTCCGCGTTCAGCTCCACCGATGGCGGCCGCACCCACACGGGCACGTTCACCCCCACAGTCGGCGTCACCGCGCTGGCCAACGTGATCAGCCTCGACCTCACCGGGGTTGCGGATGCCGCCGGCAACGTCGGTTCCGGCTCCGCCGACTCGACCACCTACGCCATCGACACCGAGCGCCGCACCGCCGCCGTGCTGCTCACCGACGCCGACCTCGCCATCGGGCAGTCCTCGCCGGTCACTGTCACGTTCTCCGAGCCCGTCACCGGCTTCGACACCGCCGACCTCACCACCGCGAACGGCGTTCTGGCCAACCTCACCTCCGCCGACGGCGGCCTCACCTGGGCCGCAACGTTCACCCCCACGGATGCCGTCACCGCTACCAGCAACGTCATCACCCTTGACCTCACCGGCGTGACCGATTCAGCCGGTAACACCGGCACGGGCACGGTCGCCACCGCGAACTACACGGTCGACACCCAGCGCCCCACGGCCACCGTCACCGTGGCCGACGACACCCTCACGGCAGGGGAGTCCTCGCTCGTCACCGCGACCTTCTCCGAAGCCGTCACTAGCCTCACCGTCGCCGACTTCACGGTCGGCAACGGTCGTATCGCCAACGGCACCGCGAACGGCCTGAGTTCCGCCGACGGCGGCATCACCTGGACGGGCACATTCACCCCGACCAGCGACATCACCGAACCGGCCAACCTGATCACTCTCGACCTCGCCGGCGTGACGGATGCTGCCGGCAACACCGGATCCGGCACCGCCACCTCCAACACCTACGCCATCGACACCACGACCCCGCCGACACCGACCACCCCGCCGACGCCAGAACCGGCACCGACCACCCCGCCGACGCCGGCCCCGGCGCCGCAGCCCACCGTCGCCCCGGTCGCTCCCAGCGAGACCGACGTCACGTCGGCCACCCAGAACGCGATCAACTTGAGTGACAACGCGGTCGCCGCCGGCGACCAGATCACGATCTCTGGCCTGGCGCCCAACCAGTGGTACTTCACCTGGTTCTTCTCCACCCCCACCCCCACGACCTGGCAGCTCGCCTCCGCCGCCGGAACCATTGCCCTGACGGTGCCGACCAGCCTGCCCGCGGGCGAGCACCGCGTCATCGTGCAGAACTCCGCCGGTGCCGTCTACGGCTGGGCCGCTCTCACCGTGCAGGGCGAGCTGCCGCAGGCCACGGCAACGCCTACCGCGCAGCCGCGGGCCGAGTCCACGGTGCAGGCGCAGGGTGACGCCACCCCGCTGGTGCAGAAGTCAAGCAAGCTCGCACAGACTGGCTTCGACGCCGGCGTTTTGCTTGCTGCCGCCGGGGCGCTCGTTCTGGTCGGACTGATCCTCGCTGGCGTCGCGCTCCTCCGTCGCCGTCGACTAGTAACGCCCTAGCCACCCGCAAGACGGGATCAGCCCAGCAGCGCCGGCACCACCACGAGCGCGTTGAACGTCACGTGCGCCACAATCGCTCCGCCCAGCCGCCCGGTGAGCACGGCCAGTGCGCCCGCGCCCAGCCCGAACAGGAACGTAGACACCCCGATCACCACCGTCGCGATCAGCGACCCGGTGTCGATCATGTGAACCAGCGCGAAAACTGCCGCGCTCACCACCACGGCGGTCCCGGCAGCGACCGCCGGCGAAACCCCCTTGCCAGAGGCCGCGCCCCGCACCGACCGCAGCACCAGCCCGCGAAAGAACATCTCCTCTATAAGAGGAGAAAGAACCACGGGTGCCAAAAGCACCACGAACAGCCACCACAGATCCCGCACCGGTTCGCCCAGAGTCGCGCCGGTCGATCCCATCTGACCGTACCCGGCAATCTCCACGATGGTGGCTAGCACTCGGGCCACAACGCCCACAGTGAGCCCCCACAGCACATCCAGCGGCCGAAAGCGCAAGCCAATGTCGCGCACCAGCGACCGCGTGCCAAACCCGAAACAGAAAATTAACACCGCGCCCAGAAAGGGTACCCACGCCACGAGGTAACTCAGCAGTGTGCCGAGCTGCTGGTCGAGAATGATGCCTCGAGTCAGCAGGATGTTTACCCCCACCACCAGCAGAACAGCCGCGACCACGCCAACGGCTGCAATCTCCACGCCAAGGCGCGGGTGGGCGTCGCGATCAGTGCCTGTTGTCATGAAGCCCAAACTATCTGTTCGAGGGGTTGCCTTTCGAACACTTCGGTGGATGAAGACCGGCTCGCGTATGGCACCATAACTAGGGGGTGAACGATTCTGGCCTCGTACCTGTCTGGCAAGCACCAAGGAAAGGCCGCTGAGTGGAACTTCGCGACTACATTCGTATCCTCCGCAAGAGCTGGGTGCTGATCGTGCTACTCACCCTTGTCGGAGTTGGTGCCGCCGCTGCGTTCTCCCTAGTTCAGACGCCCAAGTACAGTGCCACAGCAAAGGTCTTCGTCTCCACGCAATCCACCGGTACCGCGTCCGATCTGGTGCAGGGTAATAGCTTCACGGTCCAGAGAGTGAAGACATACTCCGACCTCGTCGCGACCCCTATTGTGCTGCTGCCCGTTATCGGCACTCTCGAGCTCGGAATTACGTCGGATGAACTAGCCGCGCGCGTAACCGCGTCCGCGCCGCTCGACACGTCGATTATCGACATCGCTGTGACCGACACTGACCCTGTGCGCGCCGCTGACACCGCCAATGCCATCTCACAAAGCCTCACAGCGGTCGTCGAGGAAATCGAGACTCCGCTCACAGATGACGCGATCTCCCCGGTCAAGCTCACCCGTGCGCAAGAAGCGACCGTGCCGTCCGTGCCGGTTAGCCCGAATGTGCCCCTGAATATCGCCCTCGGTGGGCTGGTGGGCCTTGCGCTGGGAGTTGGCCTAGCCGTGCTGCGTGAGACTCTCGAAACGCGAATTCGTAATGAACACGATGTCGAGGGTGTCACCGACGTCGCCATCCTCGGGGGCATCGTCTTCGATCCGAAGGCCCAGGACCGCCCCCTCATCGTGCACGTCGACCCACGCAGCCCCCGAGCCGAGTCATTCCGCACCCTGCGAACCAACTTGCAATTCCTTGACGTGGGTCGCACCGACCGCAGCTTCGTCATCACCTCTTCTATCGAGAGCGAAGGAAAGAGCACCACGGGCGCGAACCTAGCCATCGCCCTCGCGGACGCCGGGTCCAGAGTGCTACTGATCGATGCCGACCTCCGCCGTCCTAAGGTCGCCGACTACATGGGTGTAGAAGGCGCTGTGGGCCTCACGGACGTGCTGATCGGGCGCGCCGAGCTCGATGACGTCATCCAGCCCTGGGGACGAGCGCAGCTGTTCGTGTTGCCGGCCGGGCACGTCCCGCCCAACCCGAGCGAGCTGCTCGGCTCCGCGCGCATGACTCACTTCATCGCTGAGTTCAACCGCATGTTCGACGTAGTCATCTACGACACTCCGCCCCTGCTGCCGGTCACCGACGCGGCCATTCTGGCCAAGAACGTCGGCGGTGCGATCATCGTCGTCGCCGCAGGCCGCACGCAGAAAAACCAGCTCAAGGGCGCGATCTCCTCGCTCGAAAACGTCGGCGCTCCCATCTCCGGTCTCGTGCTCACTATGCTCCCCACTAAAGGCCCCGACGCCTACGGTTACAACCGCTACGGGTACGGATACGGCTACGGGTATGGCGATGAAGTCACGACTGATGAGCCCACCAGACGCGAGCGAGCCCAGCAGGCAAAGCGAGCACGGGTCACCAAGGCCAAACAGTGAGTGACCTGCCCGCCGCCCGGTTGAACGTGCTCGTTGTCTGCACCGGAAACATCTGCCGGTCACCGCTAGCCGAGCGTTTGCTGCATGCCCAGCTTGAATCCGCCGGAATCCCGGCGGTTGTCGCAAGCGCGGGGACGCAGTCGATGGTGGGGCACGACATGACCCCCGAAGCAGCGCAATTGGCGCAGCACTACGGCGCCGACCCGACTGCCCACCGCGCCCAGCAGCTGACCGAGCGACTAATCGCTGATGCTGACTTAGTGCTCACGGCTACGCGCGAACACCGCAGCGCGGTGGTTTCCCTGCACCCTCGTGCCTCCCGATACACCTACACGCTCAACCAGCTAGCCCGCCTCCTGCCCGGGGCCCTGGCCCCGTCGTCGGAGGGGGAGCCGCTCTCGCCGGTCGAGCTTGTCGAGACCCCGCAAGCCGACGCGGCCACGACCCTGCGGGCTCTCCTGGGCGACGTGTCCGCCACCCGAGGATTTTCCCCGCCCCCTACCCACCCCGACGACGACGACATTGAGGACCCCTACCGGCAGTCCGCCGAGGTATATGCGCGCGTGGGCAGTGTTGTGAATATTGCGGTCACGACTATCACCAACGACTTCGCCACCGCGGTGGGTCGCCGCTAACCCCATGCCCCGCCCACCCCGCTACAGACCCCGTGATGCCTCGCGCCGCCGCGGCTGGATCTATCTCGCCGTCATTGCGTTTATTCTCGTCGACGTGCTCCTCATCATCTGTGCATTGGGCGGCCGCGGCGCTGACACCGCTCCAGAGCCATCGCGGCCTATCCCCACGTTCACCCCGAGCGAGCAAACGCCCACTCCGACGGCCGAAGCCGCGGTATCTAACGCGATACCATCCACGCGACTGCTCTCCGCCCTTG
It encodes the following:
- a CDS encoding S-layer family protein, producing MSLRAAALTTVTALALAIGWPASALAAPVVDTVTPTATIVVDDTTLVFKQSTPVTFEFSEAVLGFTNADVTMPNGTLTPVSSTDGGTTYTGSYRPAASITAAANVITLDLTGVTDVAGNAGLGTATSNTFAIDTKLFSATTVVADTSINVDETSLVTFTFSEPVTGFTNSNVVVSNGTLTEVSSSDGGTIWTATFTPVSGTTVATNWISLRYSGIKDLAGNPNVGSATSNPFAINTVRPTASVTVTDTALIAGETSLVTVTFSEAVSGLDTGDVTAANGTVSAPSSADGGITWTATLTPTDGTAETTNQVTLNLAGVTNSAGSTGTGTAASNNYAINTVRPTATIVVADEALAIGETSPVTITFSEAVTGFTNADMLVANGTLTAVSSSDGGITWTATFTPSSATTSATTVITLDLAGVSNSTGNVGAGTATSNTFTIDAERPTATIDLDDTAWAIGDVPRVTITFSEAVTGFTNADLAVDLGRLNALSSADGGVTWTATITPHWALEDATNVITLTAGGVTDLAGNAGTGTVTSANYTVDTNRPSGGIVVADALLTAGETSLVTVTFYEAVTGFDNADLTVENGSLSPVASTDGGVTWTATLTPASGVTANTNFITLDNAGISDVAGNAGDGSGDDPVVSNSYRVATVRPTATVLVPDDFLNIGDLTRITITFSQSVSGLTAADISSPNLTLGRPSSLNGGRTWSALATPISDVTDFSNVLTVDLTGVTNSAGSTGIGTADSNNYAVDTQRPTATVALDTSALTAGHTSPVTITFSEAVTGFDNTALKVANGTLSDVTSADGGIIFTATFTPSADVVDATNVITVDQSGVSDLAGNAGTGTVTSANYTVDTQIPTATVVVADDTLSAGETSLVTITFSEAVTGFTLADLSAGTGALSNLSSADGGLTYTATLTPTDGTTQAPNLVTLDLTGVTDASGNPGAGTVDSTGYAVDTERPTATIVLADTALSIGETTPVTITFSEAVTGLGNADLTVANGTLSAFSSTDGGRTHTGTFTPTVGVTALANVISLDLTGVADAAGNVGSGSADSTTYAIDTERRTAAVLLTDADLAIGQSSPVTVTFSEPVTGFDTADLTTANGVLANLTSADGGLTWAATFTPTDAVTATSNVITLDLTGVTDSAGNTGTGTVATANYTVDTQRPTATVTVADDTLTAGESSLVTATFSEAVTSLTVADFTVGNGRIANGTANGLSSADGGITWTGTFTPTSDITEPANLITLDLAGVTDAAGNTGSGTATSNTYAIDTTTPPTPTTPPTPEPAPTTPPTPAPAPQPTVAPVAPSETDVTSATQNAINLSDNAVAAGDQITISGLAPNQWYFTWFFSTPTPTTWQLASAAGTIALTVPTSLPAGEHRVIVQNSAGAVYGWAALTVQGELPQATATPTAQPRAESTVQAQGDATPLVQKSSKLAQTGFDAGVLLAAAGALVLVGLILAGVALLRRRRLVTP
- a CDS encoding type II CAAX prenyl endopeptidase Rce1 family protein; this translates as MTTGTDRDAHPRLGVEIAAVGVVAAVLLVVGVNILLTRGIILDQQLGTLLSYLVAWVPFLGAVLIFCFGFGTRSLVRDIGLRFRPLDVLWGLTVGVVARVLATIVEIAGYGQMGSTGATLGEPVRDLWWLFVVLLAPVVLSPLIEEMFFRGLVLRSVRGAASGKGVSPAVAAGTAVVVSAAVFALVHMIDTGSLIATVVIGVSTFLFGLGAGALAVLTGRLGGAIVAHVTFNALVVVPALLG
- a CDS encoding polysaccharide biosynthesis tyrosine autokinase; translation: MELRDYIRILRKSWVLIVLLTLVGVGAAAAFSLVQTPKYSATAKVFVSTQSTGTASDLVQGNSFTVQRVKTYSDLVATPIVLLPVIGTLELGITSDELAARVTASAPLDTSIIDIAVTDTDPVRAADTANAISQSLTAVVEEIETPLTDDAISPVKLTRAQEATVPSVPVSPNVPLNIALGGLVGLALGVGLAVLRETLETRIRNEHDVEGVTDVAILGGIVFDPKAQDRPLIVHVDPRSPRAESFRTLRTNLQFLDVGRTDRSFVITSSIESEGKSTTGANLAIALADAGSRVLLIDADLRRPKVADYMGVEGAVGLTDVLIGRAELDDVIQPWGRAQLFVLPAGHVPPNPSELLGSARMTHFIAEFNRMFDVVIYDTPPLLPVTDAAILAKNVGGAIIVVAAGRTQKNQLKGAISSLENVGAPISGLVLTMLPTKGPDAYGYNRYGYGYGYGYGDEVTTDEPTRRERAQQAKRARVTKAKQ
- a CDS encoding low molecular weight phosphatase family protein codes for the protein MSDLPAARLNVLVVCTGNICRSPLAERLLHAQLESAGIPAVVASAGTQSMVGHDMTPEAAQLAQHYGADPTAHRAQQLTERLIADADLVLTATREHRSAVVSLHPRASRYTYTLNQLARLLPGALAPSSEGEPLSPVELVETPQADAATTLRALLGDVSATRGFSPPPTHPDDDDIEDPYRQSAEVYARVGSVVNIAVTTITNDFATAVGRR